The Cottoperca gobio chromosome 6, fCotGob3.1, whole genome shotgun sequence genome has a segment encoding these proteins:
- the LOC115009892 gene encoding ras association domain-containing protein 9-like, translating to MAPFGKNFLKARQKNRTKDAEPVEGKEIQVTVCKEEKVVCGVTKHTTCADLIQALLDDHKSIPESKRLLHGEPKDFCLVERWKGFERALPPLTRILRLWYAWGDQRPFIQFTLVKTSDFVLQPTKKGGKSKGAKPKQGHAQYNQALPVERQKRMVKKAFRKLEKLHKESKSSPGADEIDRMVQLILNQDHTIREQIQHMRELDLDVEQFELQEQEEAESEGSQAQACGQSLEADIDEQLQEYLYTSDGVEQLELQVQRHQELILQLSRDIDAELRRANDPLSQYEHRQQEGAVAASWIPPETNESLYTAELERLQGEVKHSLFTGVSLHNQAAEIDKQLKYYDATLVSKDQECWQLAAQLSSLQIGDGGEEEKSSPVTLTSETQCNVSQAVKLKHSLSPLDITDTDSDTGISSTHSQDSLSPCLDFPPPLDTDV from the exons ATGGCTCCGTTTGGAAAAAACTTCCTGAAAGCTCGACAGAAAAACAG GACAAAAGATGCCGAGCCTGTGGAAGGAAAGGAGATTCAGGTGACGGTGTGCAAAGAGGAGAAGGTCGTCTGTGGAGTAACTAAGCACACAACATGTGCGGATTTGATTCAGGCTTTACTGGATGACCACAAGTCAATCCCAGAGAGCAAGCGGCTCCTGCACGGGGAACCCAAAGACTTCTGTCTCGTTGAACGGTGGAAGGGTTTTGAGAGAGCCTTGCCTCCTCTCACCAGAATCCTGAGACTCTGGTACGCCTGGGGTGACCAGAGACCCTTTATCCAGTTTACTCTAGTCAAAACCAGCGATTTTGTGCTTCAGCCCACCAAGAAGGGTGGAAAGTCCAAGGGGGCCAAGCCAAAGCAAGGTCATGCTCAGTACAACCAGGCTCTGCCGGTGGAGAGGCAAAAGCGCATGGTGAAAAAAGCTTTCCGGAAGCTGGAAAAGCTTCACAAGGAGAGCAAGAGCTCCCCGGGCGCCGATGAGATCGACCGAATGGTGCAGCTTATTCTCAACCAAGACCACACCATCCGGGAGCAGATCCAGCACATGAGGGAGCTGGATTTGGACGTGGAGCAGTTTGAGCTgcaagagcaggaggaggccgAGTCCGAGGGTTCACAGGCTCAGGCTTGTGGTCAGAGTTTGGAGGCAGACATCGACGAGCAGCTGCAGGAGTACCTGTACACCAGCGATGGAGTGGAACAGCTCGAGCTGCAGGTTCAGAGGCACCAGGAGCTCATCCTCCAGCTCTCCCGGGACATTGACGCTGAGCTGAGGAGGGCCAACGACCCTCTGAGCCAATATGAGCACAGGCAACAGGAAGGAGCCGTGGCTGCTTCCTGGATCCCCCCGGAGACCAACGAATCGCTCTACACCGCTGAACTGGAGAGGTTGCAGGGTGAAGTGAAACACAGCCTCTTCACTGGCGTGTCCCTTCACAACCAAGCTGCAGAAATAGACAAGCAGCTTAAGTACTATGATGCTACGCTGGTCTCCAAGGATCAGGAATGTTGGCAGCTGGCTGCCCAGCTGAGCTCATTGCAAATTGGGgacggaggagaagaggagaagtcCAGTCCTGTCACTCTGACAAGTGAGACTCAGTGCAACGTCTCACAGGCAGTGAAACTCAAACACAGCCTGTCCCCTCTAGACATTACAGACACAGACTCAGACACGGGGATTAGCTCCACACACAGTCAGGACTCGCTGTCACCGTGTCTCGACTTCCCTCCCCCACTGGACACAGACGTTTGA